A portion of the Anthonomus grandis grandis chromosome 19, icAntGran1.3, whole genome shotgun sequence genome contains these proteins:
- the LOC126747569 gene encoding uncharacterized protein LOC126747569, with amino-acid sequence MTDDDPKYYNAWVKVMGSVPRKLLCSWHIMKNWVIQGRSKIQNDEIKKSMKSDMKKILNEIKMEAFIDKTTKYFKKLENANEIAFLSYLKKYYFQNEERIAMWAHCYRVNAGVNTNMSIESLNNFLKSNMLKRKANITIDKLMDVIEDLVDAKMWQRVLKLERPDADNYQDKVIVKAHKMAENMDMTNMVTEIEFGRYQVKNTKEEFYNVSLNEVCEVGCKTLYCKLCKICFHRYTCECPQYCIKTTICKHIHLICLYEQRKGSDSVLGDVAELLGECSSNNIEASQSVEIETFVNEKTTENQQVAVQPLNKQSRREIEIESVSNFLRSLNDET; translated from the exons ATGACTGATGATGATCCTAAATATTATAATGCGTGGGTAAAGGTGATGGGATCTGTACCAAGAAAACTTTTGTGTAGTTGGCACATTATGAAAAACTGGGTTATACAAGGAAGATCTAAG ataCAAAATGATGAGATTAAGAAATCAATGAAATCCGACatgaaaaaaattctaaatgaGATTAAAATGGAAGCTTTTATTGacaaaactacaaaatattttaaaaaactagaaaatgcgaatgaaattgcatttttatcttATCTTAAAAA GTATTATTTCCAAAATGAAGAAAGAATTGCTATGTGGGCACATTGCTATAGAGTAAATGCGGGAGTGAATACAAACATGTCAATagaaagtttaaataatttcctGAAAAGTAATATGCTAAAGAGGAAAGCAAATATTACCATAGATAA gtTGATGGATGTAATTGAAGATTTGGTGGATGCAAAGATGTGGCAAAGAGTTTTGAAGTTGGAAAGACCAGATGCGGATAACTACCAAGATAAAGTGATAGTAAAAGCTCATAAAATGGCAGAAAATATGGATATGACAAATATGGTAACGGAAATTGAATTTGGACGGTATCAGGTAAAAAATACTAAAGaagaattttataatgtttCCCTAAATGAAGTCTGTGAGGTGGGTTGCAAAAcattgtattgtaaattatgtaaGATCTGTTTTCATCGCTACACATGTGAGTGTCCGCAATATTGCATTAAAACAACAATATGCAAACACATacatttaatatgtttatatgaGCAAAGGAAGGGAAGCGATTCTGTTTTAGGTGATGTCGCTGAACTCCTTGGGGAATGTTCttccaataatattgaagctagcCAGAGTGTAGAAATTGAAACGTTTGTTAATGAGAAGACGACTGAAAATCAACAAGTAGCAGTACAACCATTGAACAAGCAATCAAGaagagaaattgaaattgagagtgtatcaaactttttaagatctttaaatgatgaaacttaG